A genomic stretch from Rhinatrema bivittatum chromosome 9, aRhiBiv1.1, whole genome shotgun sequence includes:
- the LOC115099443 gene encoding uncharacterized protein LOC115099443, which produces MGAKGEEREAVFFAAPEEEEFPGTSKQEARREQACQQGPEGHVGRRSDEAVRPTDVSGYASRTGTERQKFPRNQECAWVVGHSFVHWAQRRAAKQAYGENLNLDTSKWTIQWFGSWGMRWGQLSSFLQDQKGIRCFPRIMIVHLGGNNIGKSYCRDLNMNMRKDLVGMLNMMPGMKIGWSDIIIRMKNHAEPLWCWGVKKVNRQIGKWLVQRGGFWIRHYSSWELIGGFFRSDGVHLSDIGNDLFNNALQEGLEQQIRYV; this is translated from the exons ATGGGAGCTAAAGGGGAAGAAAGGGAGGCAGTGTTTTTTGCAGCTCCAGAGGAGGAAGAGTTTCCAGGAACATCAAAGCAGGAAGCGAGGAGAGAGCAAGCATGCCAGCAGGGGCCGGAGGGTCACGTTGGAAGGCGATCGGACGAGGCGGTGCGACCGACAGATGTGTCGGGATATGCTTCCAGAACAGGGACAG AACGGCAGAAGTTTCCTCGCAATCAGGAATGTgcttgggtcgtgggccattccttcGTTCACTGGGCGCAGCGGAGGGCAGCAAAGCAAGCATATGGAGAAAACTTGAACCTGGACACTAGCAAGTGGACAATCCAGTGGTTTGGAAGCTGGGGCATGCGCTGGGGGCAGTTGTCATCTTTCCTGCAAGACCAAAAGGGGATACGGTGTTTTCCACGGATAATGATTGTGCATTTGGGGGGTAACAATATTGGGAAGTCGTATTGTCGAGATTTGAATATGAATATGAGGAAAGACCTGGTGGGTATGCTGAATATGATGCCAGGCATGAAAATTGGGTGGTCAGATATTATAATCCGAATGAAGAATCATGCAGAGCCCTTATGGTGTTGGGGAGTCAAAAAAGTGAATCGCCAAATTGGCAAGTGGCTGGTTCAAAGGGGTGGTTTTTGGATACGGCACTATTCATCGTGGGAATTGATAGGCGGGTTTTTCAGGAGTGATGGGGTCCATCTTTCTGATATCGGGAATGACTTGTTCAATAATGCGTTGCAGGAAGGATTGGAGCAACAAATCCGTTATGTGTAG